A genome region from bacterium includes the following:
- a CDS encoding Hsp20/alpha crystallin family protein, whose protein sequence is MIFKSYDEMLEELEREMRRVSDDMLLQMFRISSTSGEVWSPRVDVYETADAVVVKVCAAGLEPGQIELSISGDGRFLTLRGVRVECDDDKSQRIRYHQLEIYYGPFERIISLPAEVKFDRNKLTANYKDGFLKVTLPKLEQLQPKRIEIED, encoded by the coding sequence ATGATTTTCAAGTCCTATGATGAGATGCTTGAGGAACTGGAGCGTGAGATGCGTCGAGTATCTGATGATATGCTGTTGCAAATGTTTCGTATATCCAGCACATCCGGCGAGGTATGGTCGCCAAGAGTGGATGTGTATGAGACAGCCGATGCGGTCGTGGTAAAAGTATGCGCCGCGGGTCTTGAGCCTGGACAAATAGAGCTGTCGATCTCTGGGGATGGCAGGTTCTTAACGTTGAGGGGAGTCCGTGTGGAGTGTGACGATGACAAGAGTCAAAGGATCAGATATCACCAGCTTGAGATATATTACGGCCCGTTCGAGCGAATAATATCCCTGCCCGCTGAGGTCAAGTTTGATCGAAACAAGCTCACTGCCAATTACAAGGACGGGTTTTTGAAGGTTACACTGCCCAAACTGGAGCAATTGCAGCCTAAGCGGATAGAGATAGAGGATTAA